Proteins encoded within one genomic window of Amycolatopsis nigrescens CSC17Ta-90:
- a CDS encoding 4-(cytidine 5'-diphospho)-2-C-methyl-D-erythritol kinase, which yields MLAVVPPPVTVRVPSKINLHLSVGDPRKDGFHELTTVFHALSLTDEVTVAATDDPGVEVYGEGEGSVPTGANNLAWRAVQALAAHVGRAGDEQKVRVVLRKGIPVAGGMAGGSADAAGTLVGLASLWKLEISRDELAQVAAKLGSDVPFALYGGTALGTGRGEQLVPVLSRHTFHWVLALDQRGLSTPRVYGELDRLRADGDPPRVGSHAPVVEALASGDPRQLALLLGNDLQAAAVSLRPGLRRTLRAGVNAGALAGTVSGSGPTCAFLCADAESALEVAAELAGAGVCRTVRVAHGPVPGARPVGGDDPRPAPPQVHA from the coding sequence GTGCTCGCCGTCGTACCGCCACCAGTTACCGTCCGGGTGCCGTCGAAGATCAACCTGCACCTTTCCGTCGGCGACCCGCGTAAAGACGGGTTCCACGAGCTGACCACGGTGTTCCACGCGCTGTCGCTGACCGACGAGGTCACCGTCGCGGCCACCGACGACCCCGGGGTCGAGGTGTACGGCGAGGGTGAGGGTTCGGTGCCCACCGGGGCCAACAACCTGGCCTGGCGCGCGGTGCAGGCGCTGGCCGCGCACGTCGGCAGGGCGGGTGACGAGCAGAAGGTGCGCGTGGTGCTGCGCAAGGGCATCCCGGTCGCCGGCGGGATGGCGGGCGGCAGCGCGGACGCGGCTGGCACCCTGGTCGGCCTTGCCTCGCTGTGGAAGCTGGAGATCAGCCGCGACGAGCTGGCCCAGGTGGCCGCGAAGCTGGGCAGCGACGTGCCGTTCGCGCTCTACGGCGGCACTGCGCTCGGCACCGGGCGCGGCGAGCAGCTGGTGCCGGTGCTTTCGCGGCACACCTTCCACTGGGTGCTCGCGCTCGACCAGCGCGGCCTTTCCACGCCGAGGGTGTACGGCGAGCTGGACCGGCTTCGCGCGGACGGCGACCCGCCCCGGGTCGGTTCGCACGCCCCGGTGGTGGAGGCGCTGGCCTCCGGCGACCCGCGTCAGCTCGCCCTGCTGCTCGGTAACGATCTGCAGGCCGCCGCGGTGTCGCTGCGTCCGGGGCTGCGGCGCACGCTGCGGGCCGGGGTGAACGCCGGCGCGCTGGCCGGCACGGTCTCCGGCTCCGGCCCGACCTGCGCCTTCCTCTGCGCCGACGCGGAGTCCGCGCTGGAGGTCGCGGCCGAGCTGGCCGGTGCCGGGGTCTGCCGGACGGTACGGGTCGCGCACGGCCCGGTGCCCGGTGCCAGGCCGGTCGGTGGTGACGACCCCCGCCCGGCGCCGCCGCAGGTGCACGCGTGA
- a CDS encoding ABC-F family ATP-binding cassette domain-containing protein, whose product MVNLVNLESVSKSYGVRPLLDSVSLGVGEGDRIGVVGLNGGGKTTLLEVLAGIAPVDDGRVSRVGGLRMAVVTQRTELPAGSTVREAALSAYGAEHEWAADARVRSIVDGLGLSGLGLDSPTGSLSGGERRRVALAAALVAELDLIVLDEPTNHLDIEGVRWLADHLLARRVALVVVTHDRWFLDTVCGRTWEVVGGRVEQYEGGYADWVFARAERARLAATLEEKRQNLARKELAWLQRGAKARTSKPRYRIEAAEALISDVPPPRDSVELMSFARRRLGKTVLELEDVSLAAGEKSLLDKETWRIGPGDRIGLVGVNGSGKTTLLKTLAGEAEPVSGRRIQGKTVRLAHLTQELEDLPGELRLLQAVEEIAGRVVLGKQELSASQLAEKLGFPPARQWTPVEDLSGGERRRLQLVRLLMAEPNVLLLDEPTNDLDIDTLQQLEDLLDSWPGTMVVVSHDRYLVERVCDAVYALFGDGGITHLPGGIEEYLRRRGKAEQARAQAPQRQEAAPERATAKVSAAEKRAASKELAKLERKLDQLHSRETKLHDALAAAATDPAKLIELNTELKSLIAEKDEVEQRWLETSEAAE is encoded by the coding sequence ATGGTCAACCTGGTCAACCTGGAGTCGGTGAGCAAGTCATACGGGGTCCGGCCGCTGCTCGACTCGGTCTCGCTCGGGGTCGGTGAGGGCGACCGGATCGGCGTGGTCGGGCTCAACGGGGGCGGCAAGACCACCCTGCTCGAAGTGCTCGCCGGGATCGCGCCGGTGGACGACGGCCGGGTCAGCCGGGTCGGCGGGCTGCGGATGGCGGTAGTCACCCAGCGCACCGAGCTGCCCGCCGGCAGCACGGTCCGCGAGGCCGCCCTGTCCGCATACGGGGCCGAGCACGAGTGGGCCGCGGACGCCCGCGTTCGCTCCATTGTGGACGGACTGGGGTTGTCCGGGCTCGGCCTGGATTCACCGACCGGTTCCCTGTCCGGCGGCGAGCGCCGCCGGGTGGCGCTGGCCGCCGCGCTGGTGGCCGAACTGGACCTGATCGTGCTGGACGAGCCGACCAACCACCTGGACATCGAGGGGGTGCGCTGGCTGGCCGATCACCTGCTGGCCCGCCGGGTCGCGCTGGTGGTGGTCACGCACGACCGCTGGTTCCTGGACACCGTCTGCGGACGCACCTGGGAGGTTGTCGGGGGGCGGGTCGAACAGTACGAAGGCGGTTACGCCGACTGGGTTTTCGCCAGGGCCGAGCGTGCGCGGCTGGCCGCCACCCTGGAGGAGAAGCGGCAGAACCTGGCGCGCAAGGAGCTCGCTTGGTTGCAGCGCGGTGCCAAGGCGAGGACGTCCAAGCCCCGCTACCGGATCGAGGCCGCCGAGGCGCTGATCTCGGACGTCCCGCCGCCGCGGGATTCGGTGGAGCTGATGAGCTTCGCCCGTCGCCGGCTCGGCAAGACCGTGCTCGAACTCGAGGACGTGTCGCTGGCCGCGGGCGAGAAGTCGTTGCTGGACAAGGAAACCTGGCGGATCGGCCCCGGGGACCGGATCGGGCTGGTCGGGGTGAACGGCTCCGGCAAGACGACCCTGCTCAAGACGCTCGCGGGCGAGGCGGAACCGGTGTCCGGCAGGCGGATCCAGGGCAAGACGGTGCGGCTCGCGCACCTGACCCAGGAACTCGAAGACCTGCCCGGCGAGTTGCGGCTGCTTCAGGCCGTCGAAGAGATCGCCGGCCGGGTGGTGCTCGGCAAACAGGAGCTGTCCGCCTCGCAGCTCGCCGAGAAGCTGGGTTTCCCGCCGGCCAGGCAGTGGACCCCGGTGGAGGACCTCTCCGGTGGCGAGCGCCGCCGCCTGCAGCTGGTGCGGCTGCTGATGGCCGAGCCGAACGTGCTGCTGCTGGACGAGCCGACCAACGATCTGGACATCGACACCCTGCAGCAGCTGGAGGATCTGCTCGACTCCTGGCCGGGCACGATGGTGGTCGTCTCGCACGACCGCTATCTGGTCGAGCGGGTCTGCGACGCGGTGTACGCCCTGTTCGGCGACGGCGGGATCACCCACCTCCCCGGCGGCATCGAGGAGTACCTCCGCCGCCGCGGCAAGGCCGAGCAGGCGCGTGCCCAGGCGCCGCAGCGTCAGGAGGCCGCCCCGGAGCGGGCGACCGCCAAGGTCAGTGCCGCGGAGAAGCGCGCGGCGAGCAAGGAACTGGCCAAACTGGAGCGGAAGCTGGACCAGCTGCACAGCCGGGAGACCAAGCTGCACGACGCGCTGGCCGCGGCGGCGACCGACCCGGCGAAGCTGATCGAGCTCAACACCGAGCTGAAATCGCTGATCGCCGAGAAGGACGAGGTCGAGCAGCGCTGGCTGGAGACCTCCGAAGCCGCCGAGTGA
- a CDS encoding DivIVA domain-containing protein yields MALTAEDIYRVRFDRAPVGTRGYHEPAVDAFLNRVVATLEGEDEVTAEDVHNVSFARPPLGKRGYDQASVDHFLRLVESTLAGHPVAGGSVYLVPALEHTHTRPSLFRRKRS; encoded by the coding sequence GTGGCGCTGACCGCCGAGGACATATACCGGGTCCGGTTCGACCGGGCCCCGGTCGGCACCAGGGGCTACCACGAGCCGGCGGTGGACGCCTTCCTCAACCGGGTCGTCGCCACCCTGGAGGGCGAGGACGAGGTCACCGCCGAGGACGTGCACAACGTGTCCTTCGCCAGGCCGCCGCTGGGCAAGCGCGGCTACGACCAGGCCTCGGTGGACCACTTTCTGCGGCTGGTGGAGAGCACCCTGGCCGGCCATCCGGTGGCGGGCGGCTCGGTCTACCTGGTGCCGGCCCTCGAGCACACGCACACCCGCCCGTCCCTGTTCCGCCGGAAGCGCAGCTAG
- a CDS encoding resuscitation-promoting factor, giving the protein MFTDTHGAVATLDRPGHAGELDFSADPKVTPQDVRTALGPQADDMMAEAQIDVDELIRLINAETTLLPPIIIPDEAAEDRSGRSLKKAQAEPDQVLATATKTWKKRFLKGTVLAILITLTGGGAAAMAMNKSVTVEVDGQEQTVRSFGGTVGEVLEDAGLSVGAHDALSPSPQAAVGDGGVIKLERGRKLNLIVDGAQRESWVRATDLSQALGQLGLADLNKQGTWFSMPQTGALPLEGATVEIKTLKNIMLFDGANEPRPVATNAVTTQEFLGEQKLTLGPEDAAEGGLDFKLVDGAEVHVSRTGVSVENKEEEITPEVEKIDDPELEKGKTEIDDPGTPGKKLVTYKVTKKNDQETAREEVETKVLVEAKPKKMRVGTKKADVPPISDAGVWDRIAQCESGGNWAAVNPTGKYHGGLQFDKQTWQAYGGGQYAETANKASREQQIAIATKVRDARGGYGAWPHCGKKA; this is encoded by the coding sequence ATGTTCACCGATACGCACGGTGCGGTGGCGACCCTGGACCGGCCCGGCCACGCCGGTGAGCTGGACTTCTCCGCTGACCCCAAGGTGACGCCGCAGGACGTGCGCACCGCACTGGGCCCGCAGGCCGACGACATGATGGCCGAAGCGCAGATCGACGTGGACGAGCTGATCCGGCTGATCAACGCCGAGACCACCCTGCTGCCGCCGATCATCATCCCGGACGAGGCCGCCGAGGACCGTTCCGGCCGCTCGCTGAAGAAGGCGCAGGCCGAACCGGACCAGGTGCTGGCCACCGCCACCAAGACCTGGAAGAAGCGGTTCCTCAAGGGCACCGTGCTGGCCATCCTGATCACCCTGACCGGTGGCGGCGCCGCCGCGATGGCGATGAACAAGAGCGTCACCGTCGAGGTGGACGGCCAGGAGCAGACCGTCCGCAGCTTCGGCGGCACGGTCGGCGAGGTACTCGAAGACGCTGGCCTGTCGGTCGGCGCGCACGACGCGCTCTCGCCATCCCCGCAGGCCGCGGTCGGCGACGGTGGCGTCATCAAGCTCGAGCGCGGCCGCAAGCTCAACCTGATCGTGGACGGCGCGCAGCGCGAGTCCTGGGTCCGCGCGACGGACCTTTCGCAGGCGCTGGGTCAGCTCGGCCTTGCCGACCTGAACAAGCAGGGCACCTGGTTCTCCATGCCGCAGACCGGCGCGCTGCCCCTGGAGGGCGCCACGGTCGAGATCAAGACCCTGAAGAACATCATGCTGTTCGACGGCGCCAACGAGCCCCGTCCGGTGGCCACCAACGCGGTCACCACGCAGGAGTTCCTCGGCGAGCAGAAGCTGACGCTCGGCCCGGAGGACGCCGCCGAGGGTGGCCTGGACTTCAAGCTGGTCGACGGCGCCGAGGTGCACGTCAGCCGCACCGGCGTCTCGGTCGAGAACAAAGAAGAAGAGATCACCCCCGAGGTCGAGAAGATCGACGACCCGGAGCTGGAAAAGGGCAAGACCGAGATCGACGACCCGGGCACCCCGGGCAAGAAGCTCGTCACCTACAAGGTCACCAAGAAGAACGACCAGGAGACGGCTCGCGAAGAGGTCGAGACCAAGGTCCTGGTCGAGGCCAAGCCCAAGAAGATGCGGGTCGGCACCAAGAAGGCGGATGTCCCGCCGATCAGCGACGCCGGGGTTTGGGACCGGATCGCGCAGTGCGAGTCCGGCGGCAACTGGGCGGCCGTCAACCCGACCGGCAAGTACCACGGCGGTTTGCAGTTCGACAAGCAGACCTGGCAGGCCTACGGCGGCGGCCAGTACGCCGAGACGGCCAACAAGGCCAGTCGTGAGCAGCAGATCGCCATCGCCACCAAGGTGCGCGACGCCCGCGGCGGGTACGGTGCCTGGCCGCACTGCGGCAAGAAGGCCTGA
- a CDS encoding methionine ABC transporter ATP-binding protein, which yields MITVENLSKSFPSNGSNGAAGSPVLALRDVNIDVDAGALYGVVGPAGSGKSTLARCVALQERPDRGIVRLDGLNTGTLDGRRLREVRRQVAVVDAKPELYGERTVAGNVAAPLEQLGLDGPQRRSRVGNLLDLVGLTQRAAQRLSELTDGQLRRVAVARALATGPAVLLADDPTGGVRAEESGAVLTVLDRARAELGVTVLVTTPDPSVVRRVCDDVAVLEEGSLLERGKVLELVADPASRTAQALLPAIETGRGQSARYDRAVDVVLIGFAAVGALLPEAAARFDVELATIGGGLTRVGDTPVARFRVGVRGQLADTALAWIAERGGYVTHTARGPQGVAAA from the coding sequence GTGATCACTGTTGAAAACCTGAGCAAGTCCTTCCCCAGCAACGGTTCCAACGGGGCCGCCGGTTCCCCGGTGCTCGCCCTGCGGGACGTGAACATCGACGTCGACGCCGGCGCCTTGTACGGCGTGGTCGGCCCGGCCGGCTCCGGCAAGTCCACCCTCGCCCGCTGCGTCGCACTGCAGGAGCGCCCGGACCGCGGCATCGTCCGGTTGGACGGGCTGAACACCGGCACCCTGGACGGCCGGCGGCTCCGCGAGGTGCGCCGGCAGGTGGCCGTGGTGGACGCCAAGCCCGAGCTGTACGGCGAGCGCACCGTGGCCGGCAACGTGGCGGCCCCGCTGGAGCAGCTCGGCCTGGACGGGCCGCAGCGCCGCAGCCGGGTCGGCAACCTGCTCGACCTGGTCGGCCTGACCCAGCGCGCCGCACAGCGGCTCAGCGAGCTGACCGACGGCCAGCTGCGCCGGGTCGCAGTGGCAAGGGCGCTGGCCACCGGGCCCGCGGTACTGCTCGCGGACGACCCGACCGGCGGCGTGCGGGCCGAAGAGTCCGGCGCGGTGCTCACCGTGCTGGACCGGGCGCGCGCCGAGCTGGGGGTGACCGTGCTGGTCACCACGCCGGACCCGAGCGTGGTCCGGCGGGTCTGCGACGACGTCGCGGTGCTGGAGGAGGGCAGCCTGCTCGAGCGCGGCAAGGTGCTCGAGCTGGTGGCTGACCCGGCCAGCCGGACCGCACAGGCGCTGCTGCCCGCGATCGAGACCGGCCGCGGCCAGTCCGCCCGCTACGACCGCGCGGTGGACGTGGTGCTGATCGGCTTCGCCGCGGTCGGCGCGCTGCTGCCAGAGGCGGCCGCCAGGTTCGACGTCGAGCTTGCCACCATCGGCGGCGGGCTGACCAGGGTGGGCGACACCCCGGTGGCCCGGTTCCGGGTCGGCGTGCGCGGCCAGCTGGCCGACACCGCACTGGCCTGGATCGCCGAGCGCGGCGGATATGTCACGCACACCGCGCGCGGCCCGCAGGGTGTGGCGGCCGCCTGA
- the rsmA gene encoding 16S rRNA (adenine(1518)-N(6)/adenine(1519)-N(6))-dimethyltransferase RsmA: MTRLLGPAEIRRLAAELDVRPTKKLGQNFVHDPNTVRRIVELAGVGADDLVLEVGPGLGSLTLGLLDSGARVVAVEIDEVLAGRLPRTVREQAPEAADRLTVLPADALGLRVGDLAGEPTALVANLPYNVAVPVVLHLLAELPSLARGLVMVQTEVADRMAAAPGGRIYGVPSVKLAWYGKTRKVAPVPRSVFWPVPNVDSALVSFERGERTGPASLVDRAKLFGLVDAAFAQRRKTLRAALAGWAGSAERAGELLVAAGIDPRTRGEQLDVHDFARIAAQT, translated from the coding sequence GTGACACGACTGCTCGGGCCCGCCGAGATCCGCAGGCTGGCCGCCGAGCTGGACGTGCGGCCGACCAAGAAGCTCGGCCAGAACTTCGTGCACGACCCGAACACGGTCCGGCGCATCGTGGAGCTGGCCGGTGTCGGCGCCGACGACCTGGTGCTCGAAGTCGGCCCCGGGCTGGGCTCGCTGACACTGGGGCTGCTGGACTCCGGCGCGCGCGTGGTCGCCGTCGAGATCGACGAGGTGCTCGCCGGGCGGCTGCCGCGGACCGTGCGGGAACAGGCCCCGGAAGCCGCCGACAGGCTCACCGTGCTGCCCGCGGACGCGCTCGGGCTGCGGGTGGGCGACCTGGCCGGCGAACCCACCGCACTGGTGGCGAACCTGCCCTACAACGTGGCCGTGCCGGTGGTGCTGCACCTGCTGGCCGAGCTGCCGTCGCTGGCGCGCGGGCTGGTGATGGTGCAGACCGAGGTCGCGGACCGGATGGCCGCCGCACCCGGCGGCCGCATCTACGGCGTGCCCAGCGTGAAGCTGGCCTGGTACGGCAAGACGCGCAAGGTCGCGCCGGTGCCGCGTTCGGTGTTCTGGCCGGTGCCGAACGTGGATTCCGCGCTGGTGTCCTTCGAACGCGGCGAACGGACCGGACCGGCTTCCCTGGTCGACCGCGCGAAGCTGTTCGGCTTGGTGGACGCCGCCTTCGCGCAGCGCCGCAAGACGCTGCGGGCCGCGCTGGCGGGCTGGGCCGGTTCCGCCGAGCGCGCCGGCGAGCTGCTGGTCGCCGCCGGTATCGATCCCCGTACTCGCGGTGAGCAGTTGGACGTGCACGACTTCGCCCGCATCGCGGCGCAGACCTGA
- the metG gene encoding methionine--tRNA ligase, whose protein sequence is MSTPVLTAVAWPYANGPRHIGHVSGIGVPSDVFARYQRMAGNRVLMVSGSDEHGTPILVQADKEGLTPQQTVDKYHRQIAEDMRGLGVTYDLYTRTTTGNHAQVVQEIFLALYRNGYVVPRTTTGAISPSTGRTLPDRYIEGTCPICGYDGARGDQCDNCGNQLDAAELINPKSRINGETPKFVETEHLFLDLPAFTETLGKWLSTKTDWRPNVLNFTRNLVDDMRPRPITRDLDWGVKIPLDGWRDEPLKRFYVWFDAVIGYFSASVEWARRSGDADAWQEWWNNPEAQVVHFMGKDNITFHAQIWPALLLGHNGAGDHGGEPGPYGRLNLPTEIASSEFLTMSGSKFSTSRGTVIYLHDFLREFGPDTLRYFISAAGPETQDVDFTWDEFSRRTNFELANEWGNLVNRAVSMAHKNNGAVPRPNTPSSADEELKAVARKAFDTVGGHLSRSRFRAGLSEAMRVVTAANRYISDQQPWKLKDDPDRRDTVLHTALQVVSDANTLLTPFLPHSAQKVHEALGATGLWASQPELREVEDLDVPGRINPILTGDYAAEQARWESIPIEVGRPLEKPTPLFAKLDPKLAETGPEWAPIES, encoded by the coding sequence ATGAGCACCCCTGTGTTGACGGCGGTGGCCTGGCCCTATGCCAACGGCCCCCGCCACATCGGTCACGTGTCCGGTATCGGCGTCCCGTCGGACGTCTTCGCGCGCTACCAGCGAATGGCCGGCAACCGGGTGCTCATGGTTTCCGGCAGCGACGAGCACGGCACCCCGATCCTGGTGCAGGCGGACAAGGAAGGCCTGACCCCGCAGCAGACGGTGGACAAGTACCACCGGCAGATCGCCGAGGACATGCGCGGGCTCGGGGTCACCTACGACCTCTACACCCGCACCACCACCGGCAACCACGCCCAGGTGGTGCAGGAGATCTTCCTTGCCCTGTACCGCAACGGCTATGTGGTGCCGAGGACGACCACCGGCGCGATCAGCCCGTCCACCGGGCGCACCCTGCCGGACCGCTACATCGAGGGCACCTGCCCGATCTGCGGGTACGACGGCGCCCGCGGCGACCAGTGCGACAACTGCGGCAATCAGCTCGACGCCGCCGAGCTGATCAACCCGAAGTCCAGGATCAACGGCGAGACGCCGAAGTTCGTGGAGACCGAGCACCTCTTCCTCGACCTGCCGGCGTTCACCGAGACGCTGGGCAAGTGGCTGTCCACCAAGACCGACTGGCGGCCCAACGTCCTCAACTTCACCAGGAACCTGGTCGACGACATGCGGCCGCGGCCGATCACCCGCGACCTGGACTGGGGCGTGAAGATCCCGCTCGACGGTTGGCGCGACGAGCCGCTCAAGCGGTTCTACGTCTGGTTCGACGCGGTGATCGGGTACTTCTCGGCCAGTGTCGAGTGGGCCCGTCGCTCCGGTGACGCCGATGCGTGGCAGGAGTGGTGGAACAACCCCGAAGCCCAGGTCGTGCACTTCATGGGCAAGGACAACATCACCTTCCACGCCCAGATCTGGCCCGCCCTGCTGCTCGGCCACAACGGCGCTGGCGACCACGGTGGCGAGCCGGGGCCGTACGGACGGCTGAACCTGCCCACCGAAATCGCGTCCAGCGAGTTCCTCACCATGAGCGGGTCGAAGTTCTCCACCTCCCGCGGCACGGTGATCTACCTGCACGACTTCCTGCGGGAGTTCGGCCCGGACACGCTGCGCTACTTCATCTCGGCCGCCGGCCCGGAAACCCAGGACGTGGACTTCACCTGGGACGAGTTCAGCCGGCGGACCAACTTCGAGCTGGCCAACGAGTGGGGCAACCTGGTCAACCGGGCGGTCTCGATGGCGCACAAGAACAACGGCGCGGTGCCGCGGCCGAACACGCCGTCGAGCGCGGACGAGGAGCTCAAGGCGGTCGCCCGCAAGGCCTTCGACACCGTGGGCGGGCACCTGTCCCGGTCGCGGTTCCGGGCCGGGCTGAGCGAGGCGATGCGGGTGGTGACCGCGGCCAACCGGTACATCTCGGACCAGCAGCCGTGGAAGCTCAAGGACGACCCCGACCGGCGCGACACCGTGCTGCACACCGCGCTGCAGGTGGTTTCCGACGCGAACACGCTGCTCACCCCGTTCCTGCCGCACTCGGCGCAGAAGGTGCACGAGGCGCTGGGCGCCACCGGACTCTGGGCGTCGCAGCCGGAGCTGCGCGAGGTCGAGGACCTGGACGTGCCCGGCCGGATCAACCCGATCCTCACCGGTGACTACGCGGCCGAGCAGGCGCGCTGGGAGTCCATCCCGATCGAGGTGGGCCGCCCGCTGGAGAAGCCGACCCCGCTGTTCGCCAAGCTCGACCCGAAACTGGCCGAGACCGGCCCGGAATGGGCCCCGATTGAGTCGTGA
- a CDS encoding fatty acyl-AMP ligase, with product MSRFVDKLLATAAAGGQQRGMVTGEPKEPVRRTWAEVHEQARKVAGGLVSGGLAPESAVAVLAAAPALIAPTVQAVWLSGGSVTMLHQPTPRTDLAEWAEDTVRVLRMIGSNLVLLGEPFDQLAPVLTEHGIGYRLISELLEAEPLAEPVPTSEQAPALLQLTSGSTAEPKAVRITYGNLYSNVKAMVDRAEFVFDQDVMVSWLPTFHDMGMVGFLTVPMTFGVELVKITPVEFLSGPLIWPKLITKYGGTTTAAPNFAYAIVGRRMAKVDEDDAYDLSKLRIALNGAEPIDETAVQTFVDAGARFKMPPECVFPAYGMAEATLAVSFAPLFTGLTLDVVEARALEADNRAVPVPADDPRRGTDDVRSFALLGPPLDGLEAEIVDEHGTVLGDRQVGEIRLRGEAVTPGYLTMDGPVDTQDAEGWLATGDLGYLVDGQIVICGRSKDVIIMGGRNIYPTDIERAATSVEGVRAGNAVAVRLDAGSRRERFAVVLESKLAGDAEAERVLAKEVAAKVRSAVDIRPFAVLVLPAGSLPKTPSGKVKRAATATQFAAQINARAND from the coding sequence ATGAGTCGGTTCGTGGACAAGCTGCTCGCTACCGCGGCGGCGGGCGGTCAGCAGCGTGGCATGGTCACTGGGGAGCCGAAGGAACCGGTACGCCGGACCTGGGCTGAGGTTCACGAGCAGGCGAGAAAGGTGGCCGGCGGACTGGTCTCCGGCGGTCTCGCGCCGGAGAGCGCGGTCGCCGTACTGGCCGCCGCGCCCGCGCTGATCGCGCCCACCGTGCAGGCCGTCTGGCTGTCCGGCGGCAGCGTCACCATGCTGCACCAGCCGACCCCGCGCACCGACCTCGCCGAATGGGCCGAGGACACCGTGCGGGTGCTGCGCATGATCGGCTCGAACCTGGTGCTGCTCGGCGAGCCGTTCGACCAGCTGGCCCCGGTGCTCACCGAGCACGGCATCGGCTACCGGCTGATCAGCGAACTGCTGGAGGCCGAGCCGCTGGCCGAGCCGGTGCCCACCAGCGAGCAGGCGCCCGCGCTGCTCCAGCTCACCAGCGGGTCCACCGCCGAGCCCAAGGCCGTGCGGATCACCTACGGCAACCTGTACTCCAACGTCAAGGCGATGGTGGACCGGGCCGAGTTCGTCTTCGACCAGGACGTGATGGTGTCCTGGCTGCCGACCTTCCACGACATGGGCATGGTCGGCTTCCTGACCGTGCCGATGACCTTCGGCGTGGAGCTGGTCAAGATCACCCCGGTGGAGTTCCTGTCCGGGCCGCTGATCTGGCCGAAGCTGATCACCAAGTACGGCGGCACCACCACCGCCGCGCCGAACTTCGCCTACGCCATCGTTGGCCGCCGGATGGCCAAGGTGGACGAAGACGATGCCTACGACCTGTCCAAGCTGCGGATCGCGCTGAACGGGGCCGAGCCGATCGACGAGACCGCGGTGCAGACCTTCGTCGACGCCGGCGCCCGGTTCAAGATGCCGCCGGAGTGCGTGTTCCCGGCCTACGGCATGGCCGAGGCGACGCTGGCGGTGTCCTTCGCCCCGCTGTTCACCGGGCTCACCCTGGACGTGGTCGAGGCGCGGGCACTGGAAGCGGACAACCGCGCGGTGCCGGTGCCGGCGGACGACCCCCGGCGCGGTACCGACGACGTCCGCTCGTTCGCCCTGCTCGGCCCGCCGCTGGACGGCCTGGAGGCGGAGATCGTGGACGAGCACGGCACCGTGCTCGGCGACCGGCAGGTCGGCGAGATCAGGCTGCGCGGTGAGGCAGTCACCCCCGGCTACCTGACCATGGACGGCCCGGTGGACACCCAGGACGCCGAAGGCTGGCTGGCCACCGGCGACCTCGGCTACCTCGTCGACGGCCAGATCGTGATCTGCGGCCGCAGCAAGGACGTCATCATCATGGGCGGCCGCAACATCTACCCGACCGACATCGAGCGGGCGGCCACCTCGGTGGAAGGGGTGCGGGCCGGCAACGCGGTGGCCGTGCGGCTGGACGCCGGCAGCAGGCGCGAGCGGTTCGCGGTGGTGCTGGAGTCCAAGCTGGCCGGGGACGCCGAGGCCGAGCGCGTGCTGGCCAAGGAGGTCGCGGCCAAGGTGCGCAGCGCGGTGGACATCCGTCCGTTCGCGGTGCTGGTGCTGCCAGCGGGCAGCCTGCCCAAGACCCCGTCCGGCAAGGTCAAGCGGGCCGCAACCGCGACCCAGTTCGCCGCCCAGATCAACGCCCGCGCCAACGACTGA
- a CDS encoding TatD family hydrolase — protein MSRERPPVPDPLPAPVVDSHTHLDACGAVTAADVGAIMDRAESAGVTRAVTVADDLTAARWAADASTWDSRVFAAVAIHPTRTKEFGEPERSEVERLAAGERVVAVGETGLDYYWDFSPPDAQQEAFRWHIDLAKRLGKPLMIHDRDAHEDVLRILEEEGAPEDVVFHCFSGDADIARRCVAAGYVLSFAGTVTFRNARALHEAARLVPRDQFLTETDAPFLTPHPFRGAPNEPYCTAYTVRNLADLRGESVEEVANAVRSNAERVFRLPTVTAG, from the coding sequence TTGAGTCGTGAGCGTCCACCGGTGCCGGACCCGCTGCCGGCACCGGTGGTCGACTCGCACACCCATCTGGACGCCTGCGGCGCGGTCACCGCGGCCGACGTCGGCGCGATCATGGACCGCGCCGAGTCCGCCGGGGTCACTCGGGCGGTCACCGTGGCGGACGACCTCACGGCCGCCCGCTGGGCCGCCGACGCGTCCACATGGGATTCGAGGGTGTTCGCCGCGGTGGCGATACATCCCACCCGCACCAAGGAGTTCGGCGAGCCGGAGCGGTCCGAAGTGGAGCGCCTGGCGGCCGGTGAGCGGGTGGTCGCGGTCGGCGAGACCGGCCTCGACTACTACTGGGACTTTTCACCACCGGACGCCCAGCAGGAGGCGTTCCGCTGGCACATCGATCTCGCCAAGCGGCTCGGCAAGCCGCTGATGATCCACGACCGCGACGCGCACGAGGACGTGCTGCGCATCCTCGAAGAGGAGGGAGCGCCGGAGGACGTGGTGTTCCACTGCTTCTCCGGCGACGCCGACATCGCGCGCCGGTGCGTGGCCGCCGGATACGTGCTGTCCTTCGCCGGCACGGTCACCTTCCGGAACGCCCGTGCCCTGCACGAAGCGGCCAGGCTGGTGCCGCGGGACCAGTTTTTAACAGAAACCGACGCCCCGTTCCTCACCCCGCACCCGTTCCGCGGCGCGCCGAACGAGCCCTACTGCACCGCCTATACCGTGCGCAACCTCGCTGACCTGCGTGGAGAGAGCGTCGAAGAAGTGGCGAACGCGGTACGGAGCAATGCGGAACGGGTGTTTCGGCTGCCGACTGTTACGGCGGGTTGA